The Halosimplex litoreum genome has a window encoding:
- a CDS encoding phosphopantetheine adenylyltransferase yields the protein MRVAVAGTFGPIHDGHRALFRKALERGDEGVLVALTSDEFARGERERPVPDFTDRRERLCEAIDALDEWDRDVEIRELHDEHGIASTEPTLDALVVSPETARELADINAERVRRNLAPMEGFVVPFVRADDGERISSTRLVAGDIDEHGELSAGEHPPSDEVSGDDSEDDAADARASADDGHR from the coding sequence ATGCGCGTCGCAGTCGCCGGCACGTTCGGACCGATCCACGACGGACACCGCGCTCTGTTCCGGAAAGCGCTCGAACGCGGGGACGAGGGAGTCCTCGTCGCGCTCACCAGCGACGAGTTCGCCCGCGGCGAGCGCGAGCGTCCGGTTCCCGATTTCACCGACCGGCGCGAACGGCTCTGCGAAGCGATCGACGCCTTGGACGAGTGGGATCGCGACGTGGAGATCCGCGAGCTACACGACGAACACGGCATCGCGTCGACGGAGCCGACACTCGACGCGCTCGTCGTCTCGCCCGAGACGGCCCGAGAGCTCGCCGACATCAACGCCGAGCGCGTCCGCCGGAACCTCGCTCCGATGGAGGGGTTCGTCGTCCCGTTCGTCCGCGCCGACGACGGCGAGCGGATCTCCTCGACACGGCTGGTCGCCGGCGATATCGACGAGCACGGCGAGCTATCGGCGGGCGAGCACCCCCCCTCCGACGAGGTATCCGGCGACGACTCCGAGGACGACGCGGCGGACGCCCGAGCGTCAGCGGACGACGGTCACCGGTAG
- a CDS encoding AbrB/MazE/SpoVT family DNA-binding domain-containing protein: MTDESDGPTWPPMFSGMQEMSEQAMETQQEMLSRMMQAGAGGLDMNQLGAMSQTATFKTRVQSGGRISIPDAEREALDIEEGDIVQTVVIPVKRNRE; this comes from the coding sequence ATGACCGACGAGAGCGACGGTCCGACGTGGCCGCCGATGTTCAGTGGGATGCAGGAGATGAGCGAGCAGGCGATGGAGACCCAGCAGGAGATGCTGAGTCGGATGATGCAGGCGGGCGCAGGGGGGCTGGATATGAACCAGCTCGGCGCGATGAGTCAGACGGCGACGTTCAAGACGCGCGTCCAGTCGGGCGGCCGGATATCTATCCCCGACGCCGAGCGCGAGGCGCTGGACATCGAAGAGGGCGACATCGTCCAGACCGTCGTCATCCCGGTCAAGCGGAACAGAGAGTGA
- a CDS encoding oxidoreductase, whose product MPTLDDPVSIGGVDVPNRLYRAPLLECAGNGTDAVDTLLDELEPTAASGVGLIFQGASIVTADSGCAAPNMTRFHDPAFVERCARLTDAVHDHGGRIFVQLGHGGLRSLAVWHAEHRAREPDHEELAVSRPPAQLRALDRAGLVEFRPRVMSTAAVSELAERFGEAAGYAADAGYDGIHLSGANMGIVQQFLSPFYNRRDDEFGTGPGERPGSGGVRFLEAVHDAVRDHAGDIPLVTKVPAETAAPRFVRRRLSREDAIEICERVAEIGYDAVAPVEVSTFWDMSVVRGAYPERAWEHADLQSGYAGALGSPLKARAVAALNRLQSRRFPEEPGWNADLCRRVRRRVDVPVLCEGGIRKRETCEDVLGGGADGEPACDLVGMGRPFYAEPRLGARLLGEWRSGEDARALCESCNNCTVPQVTGAPGVCRTPSVVRERARLEGEGSYEREA is encoded by the coding sequence ATGCCGACGCTCGACGATCCCGTCTCGATCGGCGGGGTCGACGTTCCGAACCGTCTCTACCGCGCGCCGCTGCTGGAGTGCGCCGGCAACGGCACCGACGCCGTCGACACCCTGCTCGACGAACTCGAACCCACCGCGGCCTCGGGCGTGGGACTGATCTTCCAGGGCGCCAGCATCGTCACCGCCGACAGCGGCTGCGCCGCGCCGAACATGACTCGCTTCCACGACCCGGCGTTCGTCGAGCGCTGCGCGCGGTTGACCGACGCGGTCCACGACCACGGCGGCCGGATCTTCGTCCAGTTGGGCCACGGCGGCCTGCGGAGCCTCGCCGTCTGGCACGCCGAACACCGCGCTCGCGAGCCCGACCACGAGGAACTGGCCGTCTCGCGGCCGCCCGCACAGTTGCGCGCGCTCGACCGCGCGGGCCTCGTGGAGTTTCGGCCCCGCGTCATGTCCACGGCGGCGGTGTCCGAGCTGGCCGAGCGGTTCGGCGAGGCGGCGGGCTACGCCGCTGACGCCGGCTACGACGGGATCCACCTCTCGGGCGCGAACATGGGGATCGTCCAGCAGTTTCTCTCACCGTTCTACAACCGCCGCGACGACGAGTTCGGGACCGGTCCCGGCGAGCGGCCGGGCAGCGGCGGCGTGCGCTTTCTCGAAGCGGTCCACGACGCCGTGCGCGACCACGCCGGGGACATCCCGCTGGTGACGAAGGTGCCCGCCGAGACGGCCGCGCCGCGGTTCGTCCGGCGACGGCTCTCACGCGAGGACGCGATCGAGATCTGCGAGCGCGTGGCCGAGATCGGCTACGACGCGGTGGCGCCCGTCGAGGTTTCGACGTTCTGGGACATGAGCGTCGTCCGGGGCGCCTACCCCGAGCGGGCGTGGGAGCACGCGGACCTGCAGTCGGGCTACGCCGGGGCGCTGGGGAGTCCGCTGAAGGCGCGAGCGGTCGCCGCGCTGAATCGGTTGCAGAGCCGGCGCTTCCCCGAGGAACCCGGCTGGAACGCCGACCTCTGTCGACGGGTGCGCCGTCGGGTGGACGTGCCGGTGCTGTGCGAGGGCGGCATCCGGAAGCGGGAGACCTGTGAGGACGTGCTCGGCGGCGGGGCCGACGGCGAGCCGGCCTGCGATCTGGTGGGGATGGGACGGCCGTTCTACGCCGAGCCGCGACTGGGGGCGCGACTGCTCGGCGAGTGGAGGTCGGGCGAGGACGCGCGGGCGCTCTGTGAGAGCTGCAACAACTGCACCGTCCCGCAGGTGACGGGTGCGCCCGGGGTCTGTCGGACCCCCTCGGTGGTACGGGAACGGGCTCGACTCGAAGGGGAAGGGAGCTACGAGCGCGAGGCGTGA
- a CDS encoding poly(R)-hydroxyalkanoic acid synthase subunit PhaE yields MSNTNEMQEQWTEMVEEMNDAVADSLEQNMKAQAAFVESWAEAVEDSVPEDEAMAEGIQGYNRAYEVWMDAAEQMFERTTDAAQGEDVAPAEYRDIWLQSANEAFKEVMSTSAFAAANGQLVERMMEMRREADDVSQETISQLGFPTRDDMDEVGERLVELERRQQDVERKLDEILDHLEE; encoded by the coding sequence ATGAGCAACACCAACGAGATGCAGGAGCAGTGGACAGAGATGGTCGAGGAGATGAACGACGCCGTCGCCGACTCCCTCGAACAGAACATGAAGGCCCAGGCCGCGTTCGTCGAGTCGTGGGCCGAGGCCGTCGAGGACTCCGTGCCCGAAGACGAGGCGATGGCCGAAGGGATCCAGGGGTACAACCGCGCCTACGAGGTGTGGATGGACGCCGCCGAGCAGATGTTCGAGCGGACCACCGACGCCGCCCAGGGCGAGGACGTCGCCCCCGCGGAGTACCGGGACATCTGGCTGCAGTCGGCCAACGAGGCGTTCAAGGAGGTCATGTCGACCAGCGCCTTCGCCGCCGCCAACGGCCAGCTCGTCGAGCGCATGATGGAGATGCGCCGCGAGGCCGACGACGTGAGCCAGGAGACCATCTCCCAGCTCGGGTTCCCGACCCGCGACGACATGGACGAGGTCGGCGAGCGCCTCGTCGAGCTCGAACGGCGCCAGCAGGACGTCGAACGGAAGCTCGACGAGATCCTCGACCACCTGGAGGAGTAA
- a CDS encoding MaoC family dehydratase: MFNSVVAANRAAFAAFGVTPSDDDGPAAVDRIEADEDLPEWHVELTEHDRGRLGVGDRVEFTKTISDRDVQSFAAASGDTNPLHLDDEFASKTRFRGRIAHGTLVGGLISAGLARLPGLTIYLSQDLEFHNPVRLGDRLTAVCEIVEDLGDDQYRLTTRVVDDGETIIDGEAVVLVDELPDDE; this comes from the coding sequence ATGTTCAACAGCGTGGTCGCGGCCAACCGGGCGGCCTTCGCGGCCTTCGGCGTCACACCGTCGGACGACGACGGGCCGGCGGCCGTCGACCGTATCGAGGCCGACGAGGACCTGCCCGAGTGGCACGTCGAGCTGACGGAACACGACCGCGGTCGGCTGGGCGTCGGCGACCGCGTCGAGTTCACCAAGACCATCTCCGACCGCGACGTGCAGTCCTTCGCCGCCGCGAGCGGCGACACCAACCCGCTGCACCTAGACGACGAGTTCGCGAGCAAGACCCGCTTCCGGGGCCGCATCGCCCACGGCACGCTCGTCGGCGGCCTCATCTCCGCCGGCCTCGCACGCCTGCCGGGGCTCACGATCTACCTCTCGCAGGATCTCGAGTTCCACAACCCCGTCCGCCTCGGCGACCGGCTCACCGCTGTCTGCGAGATCGTAGAGGACCTGGGCGACGACCAGTATCGGCTGACCACCCGCGTCGTCGACGACGGCGAGACCATCATCGACGGCGAAGCCGTCGTCCTCGTCGACGAACTCCCCGACGACGAGTAG
- a CDS encoding universal stress protein: MRFAVAIDGSAESDRALDHAVAMATAAGAALTAVHSVDPDVYDTGGAEPPADRTEYDDRLVVESVDDAERRGERLLDDAVERSNERAAETGIEVDAELLYGDPVRTIPDFATEEGYDGVFVGHRGLSEAHERVLGSVAKGIVERSALPVTVVR, from the coding sequence ATGCGATTCGCAGTGGCGATAGACGGCTCGGCGGAGAGCGACCGGGCGCTCGACCACGCCGTAGCGATGGCGACCGCCGCAGGTGCGGCGCTGACGGCCGTCCACTCGGTCGACCCGGACGTGTACGACACCGGCGGGGCCGAGCCGCCGGCCGACCGGACAGAGTACGACGACCGGCTCGTCGTCGAGAGCGTCGACGACGCCGAGCGCCGGGGCGAGCGTCTGCTGGACGACGCGGTCGAGCGGTCGAACGAGCGAGCAGCCGAGACCGGGATCGAGGTCGACGCCGAGTTGCTGTACGGCGACCCCGTGCGGACGATCCCAGACTTCGCGACGGAAGAGGGATACGACGGCGTCTTCGTCGGTCACCGCGGCCTCTCGGAGGCCCACGAGCGCGTCCTCGGGAGCGTCGCGAAGGGGATCGTCGAGCGCTCGGCGCTACCGGTGACCGTCGTCCGCTGA
- a CDS encoding universal stress protein produces MAERILLSLDGSATERDRTEETDRAIDLALDLAARRGGTVHALYVVDTGRYGEPALSSAELVVDGVEDTAHDLLATVDRRGRDRGVTVLTRCCHGRPNEELPAYAVEIDADAVVLAGRRRPGRVRRELDRVADVVVAPSVLVRR; encoded by the coding sequence ATGGCCGAGCGGATCCTGCTCTCGCTGGACGGGAGCGCGACCGAGAGGGACCGGACCGAGGAGACCGACCGAGCGATCGACCTCGCGCTCGACCTGGCGGCACGCCGCGGCGGGACCGTCCACGCGCTGTACGTCGTCGACACCGGGCGGTACGGCGAGCCGGCGCTGTCGAGCGCGGAACTGGTCGTCGACGGCGTCGAGGACACGGCCCACGACCTGCTGGCGACGGTCGATCGGCGCGGCCGCGACCGCGGCGTCACCGTACTCACGCGCTGTTGCCACGGGCGACCAAACGAGGAACTGCCCGCCTACGCGGTCGAGATCGACGCCGACGCGGTCGTCCTCGCGGGCCGGCGTCGCCCGGGTCGCGTCCGGCGGGAACTCGACCGGGTCGCGGACGTGGTCGTCGCCCCCAGCGTACTCGTTCGACGCTGA